Proteins encoded in a region of the Athene noctua chromosome 4, bAthNoc1.hap1.1, whole genome shotgun sequence genome:
- the INTS10 gene encoding integrator complex subunit 10 isoform X7: protein MSAQGDCEFLVKRARELVPGDLWAAKAWLITARSLYPADFNIQYEMYTIERNAERTASAGRLLYDMFVNFPDQPAVWREISVITSALRNDSQDKQTQFLRGLFETLPGRVQCEMLLKATEQCFNTLERAEMLLLLLRRFPETVVQHGVGLGETLLDAESIEDQESPVNCFRKLFVCDVLPLIINNPDVRLPASLLYKYLNKAAEFYINYVTRSTQTESQYQGSQDSSDIMSPSKRSSQKYVIDGLTEKSSQITDPWERSFGDILHRMKDLCRYISNFDSDAHAKYKNQVVYSTMLVFFKNAFQYVSNIQPSLFQGPNAPNQAPLVLLEDVTNIYGDTDIDRNKHIHKKRKLAEGREKTMSSDDEDPSGKARSRHITVNKADLANSVEVLESFKLARESWELLYSLESLDKEFTRICLSWKTDTWLWLRIFLTDMIIYQGQYKKAISSLHHLAALQGSHSPQQITGQGSLENQRALIQLATCHFALGEYRQTCEKVLDLMCCILLPIQEGGKVQEEQPKVKSKFRKGSDLRLWPCTSRAIMPYCLHLLLACFKLRAFTDSRDDMALGHVVVLLQHEWPRGENLFLKAINKICQQGNFQYENFFNYVTNIDMLEEFAYLRTQEGGKIHLELLPNQAMLIKTSSPPMGLLQQEFIPVLQPSIQTADRHHTVTRGITKGVKEDFRLAMERQVSRCGENLMVVLHRFCINEKILLLQTLA from the exons ATGTCGGCGCAGGGGGACTGCGAGTTCCTGGTGAAGCGGGCCCGCGAGCTGGTGCCGGGGGACCTGTGGGCGGCCAAGGCCTGGCTCATCACGGCGCGGAGCCTCTACCCCGCCGACTTCAACATACAG TATGAGATGTACACTATTGAGAGGAATGCCGAAAGGACAGCGTCTGCGGGCAGGCTGCTCTATGACAT GTTTGTGAATTTTCCAGACCAACCTGCCGTATGGAGGGAGATTAGCGTTATTACATCAGCATTAAGGAATGACTCACAGGACAAGCAGACACAATTTTTAAGAG gattatttGAAACCCTTCCTGGTCGTGTCCAGTGTGAGATGTTACTGAAGGCCACAGAGCAGTGTTTTAACACATTAGAAAGGGCAGAAATGCTCTTACTACTTCTGCGACGTTTCCCAGAGACAGTGGTGCAACATGGG GTAGGCCTTGGAGAAACATTACTAGATGCCGAAAGTATTGAAGACCAAGAATCCCCAGTGAattgttttagaaaattatttg ttTGTGATGTTCTCCCTCTGATAATTAACAACCCTGATGTTCGACTTCCTGCCAGCTTGTTGTATAAATATCTGAATAAAGCAGCAGAATTCTATATTAACTATGTGACTAGATCTACGCAGACAGAAAGCCAATATCAAG GTTCACAAGATTCCTCTGATATTATGTCTCCAAGCAAGCGTAGCTCTCAAAAATATGTAATAGATGGTCTCACAGAGAAATCATCCCAGATCACAGATCCTTGGGAGAG AAGTTTTGGTGATATTTTGCATCGAATGAAAGACCTCTGCAGATACATCAGTAACTTCGATAGTGATGCACATGCTAAATATAAGAATCAAGTAGTGTATTCCACGATGTTGgtcttctttaaaaatgcattccaGTATGTCAGCAACATCCAGCCATCACTCTTTCAAG GTCCAAATGCTCCAAACCAAGCCCCGCTGGTTCTTCTTGAGGATGTGACCAACATCTATGGTGATACGGATATTGACCGtaacaaacacatacacaaaaagaGGAAACTTGCCgaaggaagagaaaagacaaTG AGCTCAGATGATGAGGATCCTTCTGGGAAGGCACGAAGTCGCCATATTACAGTAAACAAGGCAGATCTTGCAAACTCTGTTGAAGTATTAGAGAGCTTTAAACTGGCAAGAgagagctgggagctgctctaTTCTCTGGAATCACTTGACAAAG AGTTCACCAGAATTTGTTTGTCGTGGAAGACAGACACCTGGCTTTGGTTAAGAATCTTTCTTACAGACATGATCATCTACcag ggGCAGTACAAAAAAGCAATCAGCAGCCTACATCACTTGGCAGCTCTTCAGGGCTCTCATTCTCCACAGCAAATTACAGGACAAGGGTCACTAGAAAATCAGAGAGCACTAATCCAGTTAGCAACATGCCACTTTGCCCTTGGAGAATATCGG CAAACATGCGAAAAAGTGCTTGACCTCATGTGCTGTATCCTACTTCCAATACAAGAAGGAGGTAAAGTACAAGAGGAGCAACCTAAAGTCAAGTCTAAATTCAGGAAAG GGTCTGATTTGAGGCTTTGGCCATGTACCAGTAGAGCTATCATGCCTTACTGCCTTCATCTACTGTTAGCTTGTTTCAAG ctcAGAGCTTTCACAGACAGCAGAGACGATATGGCACTGGGCCACGTAGTTGTTCTGCTTCAGCATGAGTGGCCAAGGGGTGAGAACTTGTTCCTGAAAGCCATCAACAAAATCTGCCAACAAGGAAACTTCCAGTATGAGAATTTTTTCAACTATGTCACGA atattGATATGTTGGAGGAATTTGCTTATTTAAGAACACAGGAAGGAGGGAAAATTCATCTGGAACTGCTGCCAAATCAAGCAATGTTGATCAA gaCTTCTAGCCCTCCCATGGGGTTACTGCAGCAGGAATTCATACCTGTGCTACAGCCCAGCATACAGACTGCTGACAG GCATCATACAGTTACCCGAGGTATCACTAAAGGAGTGAAGGAAGATTTCCGCCTGGCCATGGAGCGCCAGGTCTCACGCTGTGGGGAAAATCTCATGGTGGTCTTGCATAGGTTCTGcattaatgagaaaatattgctgcttcagACTCTTGCTTGA
- the INTS10 gene encoding integrator complex subunit 10 isoform X8 — translation MLLKATEQCFNTLERAEMLLLLLRRFPETVVQHGVGLGETLLDAESIEDQESPVNCFRKLFVCDVLPLIINNPDVRLPASLLYKYLNKAAEFYINYVTRSTQTESQYQGSQDSSDIMSPSKRSSQKYVIDGLTEKSSQITDPWERLFKILSVVGMRCEWQMDKGRRSFGDILHRMKDLCRYISNFDSDAHAKYKNQVVYSTMLVFFKNAFQYVSNIQPSLFQGPNAPNQAPLVLLEDVTNIYGDTDIDRNKHIHKKRKLAEGREKTMQSSDDEDPSGKARSRHITVNKADLANSVEVLESFKLARESWELLYSLESLDKEFTRICLSWKTDTWLWLRIFLTDMIIYQGQYKKAISSLHHLAALQGSHSPQQITGQGSLENQRALIQLATCHFALGEYRQTCEKVLDLMCCILLPIQEGGKVQEEQPKVKSKFRKGSDLRLWPCTSRAIMPYCLHLLLACFKLRAFTDSRDDMALGHVVVLLQHEWPRGENLFLKAINKICQQGNFQYENFFNYVTNIDMLEEFAYLRTQEGGKIHLELLPNQAMLIKTSSPPMGLLQQEFIPVLQPSIQTADRHHTVTRGITKGVKEDFRLAMERQVSRCGENLMVVLHRFCINEKILLLQTLA, via the exons ATGTTACTGAAGGCCACAGAGCAGTGTTTTAACACATTAGAAAGGGCAGAAATGCTCTTACTACTTCTGCGACGTTTCCCAGAGACAGTGGTGCAACATGGG GTAGGCCTTGGAGAAACATTACTAGATGCCGAAAGTATTGAAGACCAAGAATCCCCAGTGAattgttttagaaaattatttg ttTGTGATGTTCTCCCTCTGATAATTAACAACCCTGATGTTCGACTTCCTGCCAGCTTGTTGTATAAATATCTGAATAAAGCAGCAGAATTCTATATTAACTATGTGACTAGATCTACGCAGACAGAAAGCCAATATCAAG GTTCACAAGATTCCTCTGATATTATGTCTCCAAGCAAGCGTAGCTCTCAAAAATATGTAATAGATGGTCTCACAGAGAAATCATCCCAGATCACAGATCCTTGGGAGAGGCTATTTAAAATATTGTCTGTGGTGGGAATGAGGTGTGAATGGCAAATGGATAAGGGAAGAAG AAGTTTTGGTGATATTTTGCATCGAATGAAAGACCTCTGCAGATACATCAGTAACTTCGATAGTGATGCACATGCTAAATATAAGAATCAAGTAGTGTATTCCACGATGTTGgtcttctttaaaaatgcattccaGTATGTCAGCAACATCCAGCCATCACTCTTTCAAG GTCCAAATGCTCCAAACCAAGCCCCGCTGGTTCTTCTTGAGGATGTGACCAACATCTATGGTGATACGGATATTGACCGtaacaaacacatacacaaaaagaGGAAACTTGCCgaaggaagagaaaagacaaTG CAGAGCTCAGATGATGAGGATCCTTCTGGGAAGGCACGAAGTCGCCATATTACAGTAAACAAGGCAGATCTTGCAAACTCTGTTGAAGTATTAGAGAGCTTTAAACTGGCAAGAgagagctgggagctgctctaTTCTCTGGAATCACTTGACAAAG AGTTCACCAGAATTTGTTTGTCGTGGAAGACAGACACCTGGCTTTGGTTAAGAATCTTTCTTACAGACATGATCATCTACcag ggGCAGTACAAAAAAGCAATCAGCAGCCTACATCACTTGGCAGCTCTTCAGGGCTCTCATTCTCCACAGCAAATTACAGGACAAGGGTCACTAGAAAATCAGAGAGCACTAATCCAGTTAGCAACATGCCACTTTGCCCTTGGAGAATATCGG CAAACATGCGAAAAAGTGCTTGACCTCATGTGCTGTATCCTACTTCCAATACAAGAAGGAGGTAAAGTACAAGAGGAGCAACCTAAAGTCAAGTCTAAATTCAGGAAAG GGTCTGATTTGAGGCTTTGGCCATGTACCAGTAGAGCTATCATGCCTTACTGCCTTCATCTACTGTTAGCTTGTTTCAAG ctcAGAGCTTTCACAGACAGCAGAGACGATATGGCACTGGGCCACGTAGTTGTTCTGCTTCAGCATGAGTGGCCAAGGGGTGAGAACTTGTTCCTGAAAGCCATCAACAAAATCTGCCAACAAGGAAACTTCCAGTATGAGAATTTTTTCAACTATGTCACGA atattGATATGTTGGAGGAATTTGCTTATTTAAGAACACAGGAAGGAGGGAAAATTCATCTGGAACTGCTGCCAAATCAAGCAATGTTGATCAA gaCTTCTAGCCCTCCCATGGGGTTACTGCAGCAGGAATTCATACCTGTGCTACAGCCCAGCATACAGACTGCTGACAG GCATCATACAGTTACCCGAGGTATCACTAAAGGAGTGAAGGAAGATTTCCGCCTGGCCATGGAGCGCCAGGTCTCACGCTGTGGGGAAAATCTCATGGTGGTCTTGCATAGGTTCTGcattaatgagaaaatattgctgcttcagACTCTTGCTTGA
- the INTS10 gene encoding integrator complex subunit 10 isoform X4: protein MSAQGDCEFLVKRARELVPGDLWAAKAWLITARSLYPADFNIQYEMYTIERNAERTASAGRLLYDMFVNFPDQPAVWREISVITSALRNDSQDKQTQFLRGLFETLPGRVQCEMLLKATEQCFNTLERAEMLLLLLRRFPETVVQHGVGLGETLLDAESIEDQESPVNCFRKLFVCDVLPLIINNPDVRLPASLLYKYLNKAAEFYINYVTRSTQTESQYQGSQDSSDIMSPSKRSSQKYVIDGLTEKSSQITDPWERLFKILSVVGMRCEWQMDKGRSFGDILHRMKDLCRYISNFDSDAHAKYKNQVVYSTMLVFFKNAFQYVSNIQPSLFQGPNAPNQAPLVLLEDVTNIYGDTDIDRNKHIHKKRKLAEGREKTMSSDDEDPSGKARSRHITVNKADLANSVEVLESFKLARESWELLYSLESLDKEFTRICLSWKTDTWLWLRIFLTDMIIYQGQYKKAISSLHHLAALQGSHSPQQITGQGSLENQRALIQLATCHFALGEYRQTCEKVLDLMCCILLPIQEGGKVQEEQPKVKSKFRKGSDLRLWPCTSRAIMPYCLHLLLACFKLRAFTDSRDDMALGHVVVLLQHEWPRGENLFLKAINKICQQGNFQYENFFNYVTNIDMLEEFAYLRTQEGGKIHLELLPNQAMLIKTSSPPMGLLQQEFIPVLQPSIQTADRHHTVTRGITKGVKEDFRLAMERQVSRCGENLMVVLHRFCINEKILLLQTLA from the exons ATGTCGGCGCAGGGGGACTGCGAGTTCCTGGTGAAGCGGGCCCGCGAGCTGGTGCCGGGGGACCTGTGGGCGGCCAAGGCCTGGCTCATCACGGCGCGGAGCCTCTACCCCGCCGACTTCAACATACAG TATGAGATGTACACTATTGAGAGGAATGCCGAAAGGACAGCGTCTGCGGGCAGGCTGCTCTATGACAT GTTTGTGAATTTTCCAGACCAACCTGCCGTATGGAGGGAGATTAGCGTTATTACATCAGCATTAAGGAATGACTCACAGGACAAGCAGACACAATTTTTAAGAG gattatttGAAACCCTTCCTGGTCGTGTCCAGTGTGAGATGTTACTGAAGGCCACAGAGCAGTGTTTTAACACATTAGAAAGGGCAGAAATGCTCTTACTACTTCTGCGACGTTTCCCAGAGACAGTGGTGCAACATGGG GTAGGCCTTGGAGAAACATTACTAGATGCCGAAAGTATTGAAGACCAAGAATCCCCAGTGAattgttttagaaaattatttg ttTGTGATGTTCTCCCTCTGATAATTAACAACCCTGATGTTCGACTTCCTGCCAGCTTGTTGTATAAATATCTGAATAAAGCAGCAGAATTCTATATTAACTATGTGACTAGATCTACGCAGACAGAAAGCCAATATCAAG GTTCACAAGATTCCTCTGATATTATGTCTCCAAGCAAGCGTAGCTCTCAAAAATATGTAATAGATGGTCTCACAGAGAAATCATCCCAGATCACAGATCCTTGGGAGAGGCTATTTAAAATATTGTCTGTGGTGGGAATGAGGTGTGAATGGCAAATGGATAAGGGAAGAAG TTTTGGTGATATTTTGCATCGAATGAAAGACCTCTGCAGATACATCAGTAACTTCGATAGTGATGCACATGCTAAATATAAGAATCAAGTAGTGTATTCCACGATGTTGgtcttctttaaaaatgcattccaGTATGTCAGCAACATCCAGCCATCACTCTTTCAAG GTCCAAATGCTCCAAACCAAGCCCCGCTGGTTCTTCTTGAGGATGTGACCAACATCTATGGTGATACGGATATTGACCGtaacaaacacatacacaaaaagaGGAAACTTGCCgaaggaagagaaaagacaaTG AGCTCAGATGATGAGGATCCTTCTGGGAAGGCACGAAGTCGCCATATTACAGTAAACAAGGCAGATCTTGCAAACTCTGTTGAAGTATTAGAGAGCTTTAAACTGGCAAGAgagagctgggagctgctctaTTCTCTGGAATCACTTGACAAAG AGTTCACCAGAATTTGTTTGTCGTGGAAGACAGACACCTGGCTTTGGTTAAGAATCTTTCTTACAGACATGATCATCTACcag ggGCAGTACAAAAAAGCAATCAGCAGCCTACATCACTTGGCAGCTCTTCAGGGCTCTCATTCTCCACAGCAAATTACAGGACAAGGGTCACTAGAAAATCAGAGAGCACTAATCCAGTTAGCAACATGCCACTTTGCCCTTGGAGAATATCGG CAAACATGCGAAAAAGTGCTTGACCTCATGTGCTGTATCCTACTTCCAATACAAGAAGGAGGTAAAGTACAAGAGGAGCAACCTAAAGTCAAGTCTAAATTCAGGAAAG GGTCTGATTTGAGGCTTTGGCCATGTACCAGTAGAGCTATCATGCCTTACTGCCTTCATCTACTGTTAGCTTGTTTCAAG ctcAGAGCTTTCACAGACAGCAGAGACGATATGGCACTGGGCCACGTAGTTGTTCTGCTTCAGCATGAGTGGCCAAGGGGTGAGAACTTGTTCCTGAAAGCCATCAACAAAATCTGCCAACAAGGAAACTTCCAGTATGAGAATTTTTTCAACTATGTCACGA atattGATATGTTGGAGGAATTTGCTTATTTAAGAACACAGGAAGGAGGGAAAATTCATCTGGAACTGCTGCCAAATCAAGCAATGTTGATCAA gaCTTCTAGCCCTCCCATGGGGTTACTGCAGCAGGAATTCATACCTGTGCTACAGCCCAGCATACAGACTGCTGACAG GCATCATACAGTTACCCGAGGTATCACTAAAGGAGTGAAGGAAGATTTCCGCCTGGCCATGGAGCGCCAGGTCTCACGCTGTGGGGAAAATCTCATGGTGGTCTTGCATAGGTTCTGcattaatgagaaaatattgctgcttcagACTCTTGCTTGA